One genomic window of Onychomys torridus chromosome 19, mOncTor1.1, whole genome shotgun sequence includes the following:
- the Unc93a gene encoding protein unc-93 homolog A produces MEKNLRNILVVSCGFFLNFTAFGGLQNLQSSLYSEEGLGVATLSTIYCSMMLSSMFLSPLLIKKFGCKWTMVGSMCCYVTFSMANFYATWYTLIPTSIMLGLGAAPLWASQCTYITIVGNLQAKKEGKLSKDVVNQYFGIFFLVFQSSGVWGNLISSLVFSQTPTHALYGVLFEKNKEAAFANYRLGESLGYAIAFGYSSFLCVSTKLYILLGILIVTMMAYGIVEYLEPRTSNKSVGTEEKIQAEKEEMKTEE; encoded by the exons ATGGAGAAGAACTTACGGAATATCCTGGTGGTTTCTTGTGGATTCTTCCTTAACTTCACGGCCTTCGGAGGCCTGCAGAATCTGCAG AGCAGCCTCTACAGTGAGGAGGGCCTGGGGGTGGCGACACTCAGCACCATCTACTGTAGTATGATGCTGTCCTCCATGTTCCTCTCACCTCTACTCATCAAGAAGTTTGGCTGCAAGTGGACCATGGTGGGCTCCATGTGCTGCTACGTGACCTTCTCCATGGCCAACTTCTACGCCACCTG GTACACCCTGATCCCCACCTCCATTATGCTGGGCCTGGGTGCAGCTCCTCTGTGGGCGTCTCAGTGTACCTACATCACCATCGTGGGAAATTTGCAAGCAAAGAAAGAGGGGAAGCTCAGCAAGGATGTGGTGAACCAGTACTTTGGCATCTTCTTTCTTGTATTCCAATCTTCTGGAGTGTGGGGCAATCTGATTTCCTCACTGGTATTCAGCCAGACACCCACTCATG CTCTTTACGGTGTCCTGTTTGAGAAGAACAAAGAAGCTGCTTTTGCCAACTACCGCCTTGGGGAATCCCTAGGGTATGCCATCGCCTTTGGGTACAGCTCGTTTCTTTGTGTGAGCACCAAGCTCTACATTCTCTTGGGCATCTTGATTGTGACCATGATGGCCTACGGGATTGTTGAGTAcctggaacccaggacctctaaCAAGTCTGTGGGTACAGAAGAGAAAATCCaggcagaaaaagaagaaatgaaaacagaagagtGA